Proteins encoded in a region of the Mycolicibacterium chitae genome:
- a CDS encoding MCE family protein, with the protein MTNASPARMGRTLRSVIAAAATATLLTSCSMGLDRVPLPAPSAGATTYPITATFTDALNLPAKAKVRLAGADVGEVESMAARDYTAVVTMRIASDVQIPAGTRAELRSATPLGDVFVSLIPPPDTDFGAAPLAPDTMIPLKSTASAASVEEVLSTAALLVNGGAVRNLTKVINGMGAAVGGKGEDLQQFLDESTRLVRSLSARSEPVKAALTQTGEVAETLSARQDAINEAISAAGPALGSLADSTGNIVDLAAQLNRITLQLAKFPSIRGEDSRSMMADMNRLSEALNAAATAPGASLATFNSLFGPILKLTNSTSSHVSIDLADMAVGAFADPYHPADPGSRGPTREDFRNMVGSITYELIKVRDKFWGAPTPPPGNVPPPNLIGPSPGALTPAPPRPAPGGTP; encoded by the coding sequence ATGACCAATGCTTCGCCGGCCCGGATGGGCCGCACCCTGCGGTCCGTGATCGCCGCGGCCGCCACGGCGACCCTGCTGACCTCCTGCTCGATGGGCCTGGACCGGGTGCCGTTGCCGGCCCCGTCGGCCGGGGCCACGACCTACCCGATCACCGCCACCTTCACCGATGCGCTGAACCTGCCGGCGAAGGCCAAGGTGCGACTGGCCGGCGCCGACGTCGGCGAGGTCGAGTCGATGGCCGCCCGGGACTACACGGCGGTGGTGACCATGCGGATCGCCTCCGATGTGCAGATCCCGGCCGGCACCCGCGCCGAACTGCGCTCGGCCACCCCGCTCGGGGACGTGTTCGTCTCGCTGATCCCGCCCCCGGATACGGATTTCGGTGCCGCGCCGCTGGCCCCGGACACCATGATCCCGCTGAAGTCCACCGCGTCGGCGGCCTCGGTCGAGGAGGTGCTGAGCACCGCGGCGCTGTTGGTCAACGGCGGCGCGGTCCGCAACCTCACCAAGGTGATCAACGGGATGGGCGCCGCCGTCGGCGGCAAGGGCGAGGATCTGCAACAGTTCCTCGACGAATCGACCCGATTGGTCCGGAGCCTGTCGGCGCGCTCGGAACCCGTCAAGGCCGCGTTGACACAGACCGGTGAGGTCGCCGAGACCTTGTCGGCCCGTCAGGACGCCATCAACGAGGCGATCTCGGCGGCCGGCCCCGCCCTGGGCAGCCTCGCCGACAGCACCGGCAACATCGTCGACCTCGCCGCGCAGCTGAACCGAATCACCCTGCAGCTGGCGAAGTTCCCGTCGATCCGGGGCGAGGACTCGCGCAGCATGATGGCGGACATGAACCGGCTCTCGGAGGCGTTGAACGCGGCCGCGACGGCCCCGGGCGCCTCGCTCGCGACGTTCAACTCGCTGTTCGGTCCCATCCTCAAACTGACCAACTCGACCTCGTCGCACGTCTCGATCGACCTGGCCGACATGGCCGTCGGGGCGTTCGCCGACCCCTACCATCCCGCCGACCCGGGCAGCCGGGGTCCCACGCGGGAGGACTTCCGCAACATGGTCGGCAGCATCACCTACGAACTGATCAAGGTCCGCGACAAGTTCTGGGGCGCACCGACGCCGCCACCCGGCAACGTGCCACCGCCGAACCTCATCGGTCCCTCGCCCGGCGCGTTGACGCCGGCGCCGCCCCGGCCCGCCCCGGGAGGCACGCCGTGA